In one window of Cololabis saira isolate AMF1-May2022 chromosome 23, fColSai1.1, whole genome shotgun sequence DNA:
- the vezt gene encoding vezatin, whose amino-acid sequence MTEEFDEDVVFENSPLFQYLHDLGHTDFEACPTASQEEEYGGQEGDLTSAGENTPETSGGRLWRLAEALWRWSPFHQEASSRKLEQQLDTVFGQYSVRCILDQDVLLQEDVELIELLDPSLLTLGSSPSGSPSRGSSLPRPSLIASPSLWDVAGLVGLAAVLLGLCSYSEGLWLQAAPPWGLALLAWVGLRGVQLWRQARMQRAVHTRAMQLQTLMHNSKTLTGLSRKALRLVQETEVISRGFTLVSAASSFSRACPGAVPRGQQLIGLRKALYRALRSAFRASRRATCHMLKAFPLNSEIDNVTNYVCAVPLKELGLGLGIEHLGDEQAQELTDDYSLPALKMLFQLWVGQSSECFRRLALLLSPYNTEEQEESASKGESSPPPPAPTYRSIGAVTEPLYHSLTSCLCEVQRSYDFHRHFESQPRTAGSDRTGRAREKCRELNTLHTSIRSLQLHLKALLSEMIILEDDLEKLMVSKQLTELTLKGYQDLSQRLHQLQPHMQASSGCWDDTISQVDRMLRRANACPGNPDSSVKCGPVFPEIPPAPPSYPLIVDRDPVPEELEWEAYVSDSDSDKEGRGSWFDMWSPEERERQRREREESRRVLSELKAVLGFRASDMERMKRKQLLFNDQAAPTVLTESVDPATKLSDAPTSVGAVETGDEGNHLSEPYAGNAGEEEEEKDGRVRPDPSADPVTEFSCGEETGESRGTSVCNRGGGGPSELHQYDGVEKEEEEEEEDEEEDGGEKREGQNGLDCFLKPKVTAVTVLDRLTEMHGTETLSFSSVLAAQVAARSHSLIKMEEQTFGDDEEDGEEEESDSEKDETLIPAALTNH is encoded by the exons ATGACGGAGGAGTTTGACGAAGATGTGGTATTTGAG AACTCCCCTCTTTTCCAGTACCTGCACGATTTAGGGCACACAGACTTTGAGGCATGCCCAACGGCATCACAAGAGGAGGAATATGGTGGACAAGAGGGAGATCTCACCTCTGCTGGGGAAAATACACCCGAGACTTCA GGAGGACGGTTGTGGAGACTGGCTGAGGCCTTGTGGAGATGGAGCCCCTTTCACCAGGAAGCTTCATCTCGTAAGCTGGAGCAGCAACTG GACACCGTGTTTGGCCAGTACTCGGTCAGGTGCATTCTGGACCAGGAcgtgctgctgcaggaggatgTGGAGCTGATTGAGCTGCTAGACCCGAGTCTGCTCACCCTCGGCTCGTCCCCCTCTGGCTCGCCCAGCCGAGGAAGCAGCCTGCCCAGACCAAGCCTCATCGCCAGCCCCTCACTATG GGATGTGGCGGGGCTGGTGGGCCTGGCTGCCGTGCTGCTGGGACTCTGCTCCTACTCTGAAGGCCTGTGGTTACAGGCTGCTCCTCCGTGGGGTCTGGCCCTGCTGGCCTGGGTGGGACTGAGGGGGGTTCAGCTCTGGAGACAGGCCCGTATGCAGAGAGCCGTCCACACCAGGGCCATGCAGCTCCAGACTCTAATGCACAACAGCAAGACTCTTACTGGACTGTCTCGCAAAGCCCTGCGTTTGGTGCAGGAGACGGAGGTCATCTCCAGAGGTTTCACGCT GGTGAGTGCGGCCAGCTCCTTTAGCAGGGCATGCCCGGGGGCGGTGCCGCGCGGCCAGCAGCTGATCGGACTGAGGAAGGCCTTGTACCGGGCCCTCCGCTCGGCCTTCAGAGCCTCTCGCAGGGCCACCTGTCACATGCTGAAGGC GTTCCCTCTGAACTCTGAGATCGACAATGTGACCAACTACGTGTGCGCGGTGcctctgaaggagctgggacTCGGCCTGGGGATCGAGCACCTGGGTGACGAGCAGGCTCAGGAGCTGACCGACGACTACAGCCTGCCTGCACTGAAG ATGCTGTTCCAGCTGTGGGTGGGACAAAGCTCCGAATGTTTCCGCCGGCTGGCTCTTCTCCTTTCGCCGTACAACACAGAGGAGCAAGAGGAGAGCGCGTCCAAAGGAGAGagctctccacctcctcctgccCCGACGTACAGGTCCATCGGTGCTGTGACAGAACCCCTTTATCATTCTCTCACCAGCTGCCTCTGCGAAGTGCAGCGCAGCTACGACTTTCACCGACATTTTGAGAGCCAGCCGAGGACTGCAGGCTCCGACAGGACCGGACGAGCCAGGGAGAAGTGCCGAGAGCTCAACACCCTGCATACCTCCATCCGAAGCCTGCAGCTGCACCTCAAGGCCTTGCTCAGCGA GATGATCATTCTGGAGGACGATCTGGAGAAGCTCATGGTGTCCAAGCAGTTGACGGAGTTGACGCTCAAAGGCTACCAGGACCTCAGCCAACGGTTGCACCAGCTGCAGCCGCACATGCAAGCCAGCAGTGGCTGCTGGGACGACACCATCAGCCAGGTGGATCGCATGCTGAGACGGGCCAACGCCTGTCCAG GTAATCCTGATTCTTCGGTGAAGTGTGGTCCCGTTTTCCCTGAaattcctcctgctcctccatcCTACCCCTTGATTGTGGACAGAGACCCAGTGCCAGAAGAACTG GAGTGGGAGGCCTACGTGTCTGACTCAGACTCTGACAAGGAAGGCAGAGGGTCATGGTTTGACATGTGGTCTCCGGAGGAGCGGGAACGACagcggagggagagggaggagtCTCGCCGCGTCCTGTCAGAGCTCAAAGCTGTCCTGGGCTTCCGCGCATCCGACATggagaggatgaagaggaagCAGCTGCTGTTCAATGACCAAG CTGCGCCTACAGTTCTCACAGAGAGTGTTGATCCTGCCACAAAGCTGTCAGATGCTCCGACTTCAGTTGGCGCTGTAGAAACTGGGGATGAAGGAAACCACCTTTCAGAGCCCTATGCAGGAAATGcaggggaggaagaggaagaaaaagatgGCCGGGTGAGGCCTGACCCCTCCGCAGACCCTGTGACGGAGTTCAGCTGCGGCGAGGAGACAGGGGAGTCGAGGGGAACTTCAGTCTGCaatagaggaggaggaggaccatCCGAGCTGCACCAGTATGATGGTGtcgagaaggaggaggaggaggaggaggaagatgaggaggaggatggcgGCGAGAAGAGGGAGGGCCAGAACGGTCTGGACTGCTTCCTGAAGCCCAAAGTCACCGCTGTCACagtgttggacagactgacagagaTGCACGGCACAGAGACTCTCAGTTTCAGCTCCGTCCTCGCTGCGCAGGTGGCCGCCCGCTCGCACTCGCTCATCAAGATGGAGGAGCAGACATTTGGAGATGATGAGGAAgacggagaggaagaggagagcgacTCTGAGAAAGATGAGACATTGATCCCTGCTGCTTTAACCAACCACTGA
- the ndufa12 gene encoding NADH dehydrogenase [ubiquinone] 1 alpha subcomplex subunit 12: MAEYANIVRRALGQIGGHGGLRGLLLQFFRVNDVKTGALIGEDKYGNKYYEDRKHYFFGRHRWVIYTTEMNGKNTLWEVDGSMVPAEWHRWLHCITDDPPTTHPPEPKKFLAEIHQFNVSGTPKQYVPFPTTRKKIHEWVPPKAGAH; the protein is encoded by the exons ATGGCGGAGTACGCGAACATCGTCCGGAGGGCTCTGGGGCAGATAGGAGGTCACGGGGGACTCCGCGGGCTTCTACTGCAGTTCTTCAG GGTGAATGATGTGAAAACAGGCGCTTTGATTGGCGAAGATAAATATGGAAACAAATACTATGAGGACAGGAAGCACTACTTCTTTG GGCGCCACCGTTGGGTGATCTACACCACAGAGATGAACGGAAAAAATACTTTGTGGGAGGTGGATGGCAGCATGGTGCCAGCTGAATG GCATCGCTGGCTGCACTGTATTACTGATGATCCACCCACCACACATCCTCCAGAGCCCAAGAAGTTCCTGGCTGAAATCCACCAGTTCAATGTGAGCGGGACCCCAAAGCAGTATGTGCCCTTCCCCACCACCCGCAAGAAGATCCATGAATGGGTTCCCCCAAAGGCTGGAGCCCACTGA
- the LOC133423848 gene encoding FYVE, RhoGEF and PH domain-containing protein 6-like — protein sequence MSTGVKKPPVAPKPKFPATTKPSPPPIAPKPAPLSQSSPVSQPSPATLKREKPAVAPKPCLRRSTASPPPVSPPLPKPNECLNLSQEQEETLHDSLLLLNSRNGILSEPGRRESDYIIPTCSCELEDCSQCYHLENGNATEIRGDFHQEILQNGVSTEGVVEARSQERGENREEGAAVVKAEGGRITKKPKDKPQRQKHLDRGMLNKEAQRTVEHKGALETIKHQEDTVAEPDDLNTDVVTENQRTVLTDSVSTCDVAGSISVLSNTAPHDSSGDPSQVESADPISETSPTRLHPDLQVPAAPSKPLPVPHPRKFKKPALVRQDGLEGGAQVKVVGKQRQGYQMQEAKGEVRLTGRCVSLEGLQLKQDTCDDLVTPKDSGLGEDDVDVPVPPPRQTSLSPRLHRTVEILPSLNKNNSHSLFVLSKRESIRHSAEVEQHWVEEDEDGGYGDFERYPITHSLPKQVKLGCHPHLANNRKAFSTDDQPSPRAPPRKPQRHSLPAPPPPSFCPPAPPHASTPMRELPAPPQEKSTWRFTRPSVTFFSRQMPTRSSVPPKSRAPTLGGKQRAQSFSAADLATRASSNKRSLSFRKLLELRLSVKMLPKLLAKGGQSLDCTSIESEGRKRSLERPNSCIGEVDICGEGVEESVEYENVPLYEEIPEYMNLPFHGARLGWPHDSDADSSDIYEVQDPYHRCQDYEYESSWMGQDVHSEEEELNSSDEEDNSSTSSKEHLDETDRQQEDEMKRKKVVHIAQEIMSSEKVFVDVLKLLHIDFRDAVAKATRQNGKPVVEERILSQILYYLPQLYQLNRDLLRELEERVAHWTEHQRLSDIFVQKGPYLKMYSTYIREFDNNVALLDEQCRKNPAFAAVVKEFEMSPRCASLALKHYLLKPVQRIPQYQLLLTDYLKNLPEDSEDYKDTQAALSIVKEVANHANDIMKQGDNFQKLMQIQYSLNGHHEIVQPGRVFLKEGTLMKLSRKVMQPRMFFLFNDALMYTTPVQSGQYKLNSVLSLAGMKVSKPSQEAYQNELNIESVERSFILSAGSATERDEWLEAIAQAIDDYTKKKITFISSRSQEEAEVVVDSGAPLGSKAPIWIPDLRATMCMICTCEFTLTWRRHHCRACGRVVCQACSTNKYYLEYLKNQPARVCDHCFAKLQENSDRCASTSVSPIKSGAFSFTRKQKKIPAALKEVSANTENSSMSGYLNRSKGNKKQWKRLWFVIKNKVLYTYAASEDVAALESQPLLGFFLREEKNGPAQKLQFKLYHKNTLFYIFKADDIPTAQRWIEAFQEAMILEQ from the exons ATGAGCACAG GTGTAAAGAAGCCTCCAGTAGCTCCTAAACCTAAATTTCCCGCCACAACCAAGCCCTCTCCCCCACCCATCGCCCCCAAACCAGCTCCTCTCTCCCAGTCCTCACCGGTCTCCCAACCCTCCCCTGCCACTCTCAAGAGGGAAAAGCCAGCGGTTGCCCCCAAGCCATGCCTCCGAAGATCCACAGCCTCCCCTCCTCCTGTTTCACCCCCGCTGCCCAAGCCAAATGAATGTCTTAATCTTTCTCAGGAACAGGAGGAGACTTTACATGATAGCCTTCTTCTTCTCAACTCCAGGAATGGAATTTTATCAGAGCCCGGGAGACGTGAATCTGATTACATCATCCCCACCTGCTCCTGTGAGCTCGAGGACTGTTCCCAGTGTTACCATCTCGAAAACGGAAATGCAACCGAGATTAGGGGTGATTTTCACCAGGAGATTTTGCAGAATGGGGTTTCCACAGAAGGAGTCGTGGAAGCAAGGTCACAAGAGAGAGGAGAAAACCGAGAGGAAGGAGCAGCTGTCGTTAAGGCTGAAGGTGGAAGGATTACCAAAAAGCCCAAGGATAAACCTCAGAGACAGAAACACCTAGATAGAGGAATGTTAAACAAAGAAGCACAAAGGACTGTAGAGCACAAGGGAGCTTTGGAAACGATAAAACATCAAGAAGATACTGTTGCTGAGCCTGATGATTTAAACACGGATGTGGTGACAGAGAACCAGAGGACAGTGTTAACGGACTCTGTGTCAACCTGTGATGTTGCAGGCAGCATCAGCGTTTTGTCAAATACAGCTCCTCATGACTCCTCTGGAGATCCATCTCAGGTAGAAAGCGCCGATCCTATCAGTGAAACATCTCCTACCCGCCTTCACCCCGATCTACAAGTCCCTGCTGCCCCAAGTAAGCCCCTCCCAGTCCCTCACCCACGTAAATTCAAAAAGCCAGCCCTGGTGAGGCAGGATGGGCTGGAGGGCGGCGCCCAGGTTAAGGTGGTGGGGAAACAAAGACAAGGGTATCAAATGCAGGAAGCTAAGGGAGAAGTGAGGCTAACAGGCCGTTGTGTTAGTTTAGAGGGTCTACAGCTCAAACAAGACACGTGTGACGACCTAGTGACCCCGAAAGACTCTGGGTTGGGAGAGGATGATGTCGACGTGCCTGTGCCACCTCCCCGGCAGACGTCCCTCTCACCTCGCCTGCACAGGACAGTAGAGATACTCCCTTcccttaacaaaaataactcCCACTCCTTGTTCGTGCTCTCTAAGCGTGAATCGATTCGCCATAGCGCAGAGGTTGAGCAGCACTGggtggaggaggatgaagatggcGGCTACGGCGACTTTGAGCGGTACCCGATCACACACAGCCTTCCCAAGCAGGTCAAGCTTGGCTGCCACCCTCATCTGGCCAACAACAGGAAAGCCTTCTCCACCGATGACCAGCCGTCCCCGAGAGCACCCCCCCGAAAACCTCAGAGACACAGCCTGCCAGCGCCCCCGCCGCCGTCCTTCTGTCCTCCTGCACCCCCGCATGCCAGCACCCCCATGAGGGAGCTTCCCGCACCTCCCCAGGAGAAAAGCACCTGGCGCTTCACGCGGCCCTCGGTGACCTTCTTCAGCAGGCAGATGCCCACCAGGAGCAGCGTGCCGCCTAAAAGCCGAGCCCCGACGCTGGGGGGCAAGCAGAGGGCGCAGTCCTTCTCTGCAGCCGACCTGGCAACCCGGGCCAGCTCCAACAAGAGGAGCCTCTCTTTCCGCAAGCTGCTCGAGCTTCGGCTGTCAGTGAAGATGCTGCCAAAGCTGCTGGCCAAGGGAGGGCAGTCCCTGGACTGTACCAGCATAGAGTCGGAGGGGAGGAAGAGAAGCCTGGAGCGGCCCAATAGCTGTATTGGGGAGGTCGATATTTGTGGAGAAGGTGTGGAGGAGTCGGTGGAGTATGAGAACGTGCCGCTGTATGAGGAGATCCCGGAGTATATGAACCTGCCTTTCCACGGTGCAAGGCTGGGCTGGCCACATGACTCTGACGCTGACAGTTCAGATATCTATGAGGTGCAGGATCCCTATCACAGATGCCAAGACTATGAGTACGAGAG CAGCTGGATGGGCCAGGATGTCCactctgaggaggaggagctgaaTAGTTCAGATGAAGAGGACAACAGCTCCACCTCCAGCAAGGAGCACCTGGacgagacagacagacag CAAGAGGATGagatgaagaggaagaaggTGGTGCACATTGCCCAGGAAATCATGAGCTCGGAGAAAGT gtttGTAGATGTCCTGAAGCTTCTGCACATA GACTTTAGGGATGCTGTTGCCAAGGCAACCCGTCAGAATGGAAAGCCGGTGGTGGAGGAGCGGATCCTCAGTCAGATCCTGTACTACCTGCCCCAGCTGTACCAGCTCAACAGAGACCTGCTGAGGGAGCTGGAGGAGAGAGTGGCACACTG GACTGAACACCAGAGGCTATCGGACATCTTCGTCCAGAAGGGCCCTTACCTGAAGATGTACTCCACCTACATCCGTGAGTTTGACAACAACGTGGCTCTGTTAGACGAACAGTGCAGAAAGAACCCAGCGTTTGCAGCAGTTGTCAAAGAATTTGAG ATGAGTCCTCGATGTGCCAGCCTGGCTCTGAAACACTACCTGCTGAAACCAGTCCAGAGGATCCCTCAGTACCAGCTGCTGCTCACAG ATTACTTAAAGAACCTTCCAGAAGACTCTGAGGACTATAAAGACACACAAG CTGCCCTTAGCATAGTGAAGGAAGTGGCCAACCATGCTAATGACATCATGAAACAAGGG GATAACTTCCAGAAGCTAATGCAGATTCAGTACAGTCTCAATGGTCACCACGAGATTGTACAGCCTGGCAGG GTGTTTCTGAAGGAAGGAACGCTGATGAAACTGTCCAGGAAAGTCATGCAGCCACGCATGTTTTTTCTG TTTAATGATGCACTCATGTACACCACTCCGGTCCAGTCTGGCCAGTATAAACTCAACAGTGTTCTCTCTCTGGCTGGAATGAAG gTGAGTAAGCCCAGCCAGGAGGCCTATCAGAATGAGCTGAACATTGAAAGCGTTGAACGCTCCTTCATCCTCTCAGCCGG CTCAGCCACAGAGAGAGACGAGTGGTTGGAGGCCATCGCACAGGCCATAGACGACTACACCAAGAAGAAAATCACCTTCATATCCAGCCGAAGTCAGGAAGAG GCGGAGGTTGTGGTCGACAGCGGGGCCCCTTTAGGGTCAAAGGCTCCTATCTGGATCCCGGACCTGAGGGCCACCATGTGCATGATCTGTACCTGCGAGTTCACGCTCACCTGGAGGAGGCATCACTGCCGCGCCTGTGGAAGG GTGGTGTGTCAGGCGTGCTCTACCAATAAGTACTACCTGGAGTACTTGAAGAACCAACCAGCTCGTGTGTGTGATCACTGCTTTGCCAAGCTCCAAGAGAACA gTGACCGCTGTGCCTCCACATCAGTGTCTCCGATCAAATCTGGAGCGTTCTCCTTCaccagaaaacagaaaaagattcCTGCTGCCCTAAAAGAG gtgtctgccaacacagagaactCCTCCATGAGTGGCTACTTAAACAGGTCCAAAGGAAACAAGAAGCAGTGGAAGAGGCTGTGGTTCGTCATTAAGAATAAAGTCCTGTACACATACGCTGCCAGCGAG GATGTTGCAGCCTTAGAGAGTCAACCCTTGTTGGGCTTTTTCCTGAGGGAGGAGAAGAACGGACCGGCTCAGAAGCTGCAGTTCAAGCTGTATCACAAAAACACACTGTTTTACATCTTCAAAGCTGACGACATCCCCACAGCACAGAG ATGGATTGAAGCCTTTCAAGAAGCAATGATTCTTGAGCAGTAG